The Setaria viridis chromosome 2, Setaria_viridis_v4.0, whole genome shotgun sequence DNA window GGTTTGGTTTCGTAGGGTACTAAGCCAGAAGCGTTGTACAAGTTGAAAGATCCAATGGTGAGGCGGTTTGTTGAGAAGTGCCTGGCGTCGGCATCTCAGAGACTCTCAGCGAGAGAGCTGCTTGAGGACCCCTTCCTCCGCATTGATGACATGGCTTTTTCTTCAGAGGATGGGGATTATAATGTCACAACCAGATATATTCGGCAGCCTTCATCCTTAGGGCATACCTATAGCAATGGCTCCATGATGAGTAATGGATTCTCAGACAGCATTGATGAAGACGCTCTGACTGAAGATAGATGGGACTGCGAGGATGATGACATGAAAGGCCAAGATGGCATCGACCTCTTCAACGAGCACGAAGATGAGCCTCTTGGCAATGTGGATATCACAATCAAAGGGAGAAAGAGCGAAGATGGAGGCATCTTCCTCAGACTACGAATCGCTGATAATGATGGTATGCACAATGTGTAATGCACTAAATTCTGAGGATTGATTCACTATATAAAGGTTTGATTCAGTATATTGTAAGCTAATTTTTCATTTTGCAGGGCGGGTGCGCAAcatctattttccttttgatgtTGAGGCTGACACGGCACTAAGCGTCGCAACAGAAATGGTAGCCGAGCTGGATATAATTGACCATGAAGTTACTCGAATAGCTGACATGATTGATGGCGAGGTCAGTGCATTGGTGCCAGATTGGAGGCCTGGTCCGGGCATAGAGGAAGCTCCTGATACTTCATACTGCCATAATTGTGGATCCAACGTGTCATCGTGTGGTTCACTTTATGCCTACATGTCATCAGCCCGTCGAGGTTGTCAATGTGCGGAGCTACATGGACGGTTTGAAGAGATCACGTTCCAAGCCGACGGAGAGCAGTGTGATTTGCAAGAATCTGCAGGAAGCTCTGATGATGGAGGTGGCCAGACAGAGCATTACGTCAAAAGCAAGGATTCCACTCACACGAATGGCTTCGTGCAGATGGGTAGAAGAAATCATTCTAATCAGCTTTGCTTTAGTTCTTTCCAAGAGCAGTCATGCTCATCCAATCATTATGAGAATGACACTAACCCTCACATGAATGGGTTCGACATGAAGCATGAGGTAAAGATTGCCAAGTACAAAGCACGGAAAATGGCACAGTTGAAGAGGGCTATCCATCCATCTCTTGATTTCGACAATGCATATGGAGTAAGTAGGATGAAGCCTTCACTGAACAAGCTGCAATCTTTCCATGTCGGAAAGAACCACAATTTTCGTGTACCGACATGTGACCGAAGCCCGGATAAAGGAAGCAGCGATTATCATTCTAACATGATCAAACAAGCGTGGCAGAGCAAGCACCCCGATCCGGGAGCCCAGAGGGCCCGGCATTGTGAGGTCGACACTGCTGGGAGCAATCCGGACTGTACATTTACAGCCAGGCGCTACTATACCGGGGCTCAGCTGCCACCAAATCTTCCAAGGACCAGATCTGTACCCCTGAATGCCGTCGACGCCTGAAATGCTTTCTTGCCCTGTAAATTTTATAGAGTGTACATTTGTTTTGGTTCTTTTTGTGTCCATTATGAAATATAGTTGTTGGGCAAGAGACTGAATGTGACTGGGGGTTGTCTGTAGATTAAGGCTGAGCTTTGTCTAAATTTTTCATCATGTGAATGCAGAGGCCAGAGAGGTGGTTAGGCTGTACAAGTGCAATCTGCATCATTTACCCCCACTGGGATATCCTGTTTTATCCTCAATATAGGcaacccctcctgtttcattaAACTTTTTTTGCTCTTAATattaatatataaccagtagggggaaacccctcctgtttcatcaaaaaaaaaatatatacaggCAACAGCCACTCTTTCACATCTTCGGAGTTCAGAGATGCAAAGTTGCTGCTAATTGACTAGGCAGAAAGCAATTTAAAGTGCTAGAGCTGAATCTCATGGCCAGAATCAGGAGCTGGAGCTCTGTCCTTGCCTGGTACTACATGACACCTATGAAATGGACATCCATCTCTCCTAGTTGTAGTTGAATATACATCAAATCTGCATCGAAGGTACAAACATGCCAGCCTATGCATTTGCATTGCCAACTGCTTCATGGGTGCTGCACTAATCAATTGACCCTTCCATGACATGACACCATCCTGATCATTTGGCATTTGGTAGACTCACACTACATAGAAAGATATGGTTTCTTTGATACTTTGATTCGTTCTCCGATGCCCCTTGTTAAAAATATGTTGTTCTCTTGtgatgtactccctctgtcccaaattactattcgttttggattttctaggtgcatagttcaatcacctagatatatattatgtctagatacatgtCAAAAGTTaagtatctagaaaaatcaaaacaaatagtaatttgggacggagggactAGAAGACGGAAATTGCTGGAGGATAGACAGATATTTGAGCATATCACAGTACAGAAGCCTCTTATAGAAACATTTTTGTGGCTGTATAATTTCTTTGTCCAGTAACGGATGCTCACCACATGCAGCCTGATAATTCAGTTGCCTAGATCTGGATGGCTAGGAGGCGCCGCCCGCCATTGGTCCACATCTTGGGACTTGCAGGCTTGCAACTTGCCAGCTTGGCGTGCTGGAGGACGGAGCAGGACAAAGGGGTCCATATCTCGCCATGGATAATTGATGGAGGAAACTAGGTGATCTTGTTTGGAGTTCGAGGAGATCATTCTCAACTTCTCTCTCTGTGTTTGCAACATTTTTTGTAAACTGAAGTATTTTGACAGTGCCTAGGGCAGTTACCGTTTATGTTTTATGTGAGTCATCAGCAAGAGCAGGAGCGAAGAACTACTCGTCATCGGAGTCAAAAACTGGTCTAGGCTGAAAAGAACCTGACACTTCAATTTATCAAATCAAATGAATTATAACATGTGGTTAACCTATAATTCAAAGTGGTTCCATACGATAATGACAATTTTGCGGTCATGAAAAGCGAAGATTAAAATGCGCTTCTGAAGACGAGTCAAAGGAGACAGTTTTAAGGAACTCCAAAGCCCTGGTAAAGTGTCTAATAATGAGTGCTCCTACATCTAATCAACTAACTTTGTAAAGGCATTGTGGATGCTTACAAATATTCTGATAAGATAGGCATCAAAGCGGGCAAGCGCCAAGGTAGGCTGAGGGTGGTAGGAGATCAAAGGCTGAAAGGCAAAGCACTGCCCTTTCTAACTTCCCATTGAATAATTCAGTCAGCAGATGGTCCTGTGCTCGTGCTCCTGCCCTAAAATTCAGTGATTCAGAGAAGGAAACAGGGGGC harbors:
- the LOC117844797 gene encoding probable serine/threonine-protein kinase WNK1, which translates into the protein MMGARIDAADCPEYAEVDPTGRYGRFTDVLGKGASKTVYRAFDEYQGMEVAWNQVKLHDFLQSPEDLERLYCEIHLLKTLKHRNIMKFYTSWVDVSRRNINFITEMFTSGTLRQYRQRHKRVNIWAVKHWCRQILSGLLYLHSHNPPIIHRDLKCDNIFVNGNQGEVKIGDLGLAAILRKSHAVHCVGTPEFMAPEVYEEEYNELVDIYSFGMCVLEMVTFEYPYSECTHPVQIYKKVISGTKPEALYKLKDPMVRRFVEKCLASASQRLSARELLEDPFLRIDDMAFSSEDGDYNVTTRYIRQPSSLGHTYSNGSMMSNGFSDSIDEDALTEDRWDCEDDDMKGQDGIDLFNEHEDEPLGNVDITIKGRKSEDGGIFLRLRIADNDGRVRNIYFPFDVEADTALSVATEMVAELDIIDHEVTRIADMIDGEVSALVPDWRPGPGIEEAPDTSYCHNCGSNVSSCGSLYAYMSSARRGCQCAELHGRFEEITFQADGEQCDLQESAGSSDDGGGQTEHYVKSKDSTHTNGFVQMGRRNHSNQLCFSSFQEQSCSSNHYENDTNPHMNGFDMKHEVKIAKYKARKMAQLKRAIHPSLDFDNAYGVSRMKPSLNKLQSFHVGKNHNFRVPTCDRSPDKGSSDYHSNMIKQAWQSKHPDPGAQRARHCEVDTAGSNPDCTFTARRYYTGAQLPPNLPRTRSVPLNAVDA